The uncultured Paludibaculum sp. sequence CGGCAATCCGAACGTGATCGAGAACTTCTACACCATCGCCGCGCCGCACGAAGAACTCCGCGCGCCGGCCACTGACCCCGTTTTCTGAAAGGACCGACGATGCCTCTACTCCCGACAACCAAAACCCCATCAAAGAACAGCCTGGCTGACCTGACCGTGCTGGTCTACGGCCAGACCAAAATCGGCAAAACGACGCTGTGCTCTCATGCGGATGGCGCCTTGTTCCTGGCCACCGAGCCCGGGCTGAACGCGCTGGATGTGTACCAGGCACCCATCCTCAATTGGGACGACCTGCTCAACGCCTGCGCCGAGATCAGCGAAGGGAACCATCCCTTCAAGACGGTGATCATCGACACGATCGACAACGCCTACAAGTTCTGCACGGACTACGTGCTGAAGAAGTTCAAGATCGAACACGAGTCCGATCTGGGCTACGGCAAGGGCTACGCCCTCATCAACAACGAATTCCAGCGCGTGCTGACGAAGCTGGCATTCCTACCCTGCGGGCTGTTCCTGATCTCCCACGCGAAAGAGATGGAGATGGACTCGCGTACCGGCAAATACACGCGCGTGGTCCCGACCCTGCCGGACAAAGCCCGCAAGATCGTCCTGGGCATGGCCGACATGGTGCTGTTCTGCGATCTGGATGTCCAGGCGGGCAGCGATGGCGAGCCGCGAGTACGCCGCGTGATCCGCACCAAGCCGAGCCTCTACTACGAGGCCGGCGACCGCACCGGTCGGCTGCCGGAGACTCTCGACCTCGACTTTTCCAGTTTCCTCGAAGCCTTCAACGCGGCCACCGCCGCGAAGTTCACCGCCAAGCCGGTCCCTGCGGGCAAGCCCGCTCCGGCGGCGGCAAGCAAGTAGTCAATCCGAACAACAAGGAGAACACCCATGGGTAAGCAATCGATCGATTTGGCGCAGTTTGACGACGGTTTCCAGAACGAAGCAACCGAAGAGCGCGGCGACTTTGAAAGCGTCCCGGATGGCAAGTATCAGGTGGCCGTCGAGAAGGTGGAGTTGACCCAGTCCTCGACCGGCAACCCGATGCTGAAGTGGACGCTGCGCATCCTGGCGCCGCGTTTCGCCAACCGGTTCCTGTGGCGCAATAGCGTCTTCACCCACAACACGCTCAAGTACGTCAAGACCGACCTGCATATGTGCGGACTCGACCTCGAGAAGCTGTCGGAGTTGCCGAAGCACCTAGACAGATTGCTCGACGTGAAGCTGGAGGTCACCAAGAAGACCAAAGGCGACAACGAGAACATCTACTTCAACCGCCGCATCGAGACCGCCGCCAGTGCGAATCGCTATCAGCGGGAGGCGGGGGATGCCCTCGTTCCGTTCTAACTCCGCGCCGGTGACCATCATCGTCGATACGCGGGAGCAGGAGCCCTACGGATTCAATCCTCAGCTGGTGACATCGGTGCGCCGGGCATTGCCGGCTGGGGACTACTCCGTGGCGGGCTTGGAGCAGACGGTTGCAGTGGAGCGTAAGACCCTCGACGACTTCGTTGGAACGGTCATCCGGGCGCGCGGACGGTTCTATCGCGAACTTCGCCGCCTTGGGGGCTACGCCCGGGCATGTGTCGTCGTCGAGGCGGACCTGGCGGATGTGCTCGCCGGGCGCTATCGCGGCGACGCGCACCCCCAGTCGGTTCTCGGTAGTGCGCTGTCGATTGCAGTCGACTTCGGCATTCCGGTCTTCTTCTGCTCCAACCGGCAAATCGCCTGCCGGTTCGTTGAGGGCTACCTGTTGCGCGCCGCAGAGAGGAGGACGCATTGGCAAAACCTGCCGTAAATCAGGAATCATCAACAGTTCGTGGTGTCGTTCAAGCGGTCTTTCACGCCGGTGCCAACTTCTCCGCCGGACGGCTCCGGACTGACGACGGGGAAGGCGTCCGCTTCGCCGGGAAGGTGTTTGTTCGGGAGAACGATCCCGTCTCACTCCGCGGGCGATGGGAGAATCATCCGAAGTACGGGCGGCAGTTCTCGGTTGACTGGCTGGACGCGCAGGTAGAACTCGACCCAGCCGGCCTGGCCAACTACCTGGCGAATCACCCGGACATCACCGGAATCGGGCCAGTGAAGGCCAAACTCATCGCGGATGCCTTCGGCCGCACGTTCGACGACATAATCCGCCGTACCCCGAGGGCAGTGGCGACCGTCGCGAAGGTCTCCATGGATGCGGTCCAGAACCTCCAGCGGATCTGGATCGAGACCAGCGGTGTGAACGCCGCCATGACCTACCTGGCGTCGTATGGTCTGACTCACTTTCAGGTCACCACTCTGGTGGAGAAGTTCGGGAACCACGTGGTGCCAATGCTGCAGGAAGATCCTTACATCCTCATCAGTGAGGTGCCTGGCTTCGGCTTCAAGCGGGTGGACAAGATCGCTCGCCGCCTGGGCACGCCCAAGGAGCTCCCCTCACGGCTGCAGGCGGGGATCCGATTCACGATCCAGTCTGCGCTGGACGATGGCGACTGCTGGGTCGAGTACGAGGACTTGCTCGATAGGGCCAACGCGCTGCTGGTGCTGGACAACCTCGACAGCCGGGAACTCATCGAGCGTCAACTTGAAGATCTGATCGGCGCGAAGCAACTTGTCTGCTACCCGTATGAGCGGCTCGTGGTGGCGGACCCCGCGATCCACGAGATGGAGGAGTTCCTCGCCGGCGTGTTCCGCAAGGCGTGGGCGCGGAATCCCAACGGGACAGATGTTATCCCCGGGCATGTCTACTTCAACGGCCCCCTCAACGAAGATCAGGGGGCCGCCGCCACGAAGGCATTCGCGTTTTCTATCTCGCTCATGACCGGCGGCGCGGGAAGTGGCAAGACGTTCACGATCGACTCCCTGATCGCCGCGTGCGAGGAACTTGGGATCAGTTACGAATTGGCGGCGCCAACCGGCAAGGCGGCGAAGCGCCTCGAACAGTCGGTGAAGCGACCAGCAAAGACCGTGCACCGGCTTCTGGGCTTCAACGGCCATACCTTCGCGAAGGGTCCCGACGACAAGCTCGAAGCGGATTTCCTTGTTGTCGACGAAGTATCGATGGTGGACGTCCCACTGATGTACCGCCTGATTCGGGCGCTCGATCTGAACCGTACCGCCGTGCTGCTGGTCGGCGACCACAACCAGTTGCCGCCGGTTGGGCCGGGCAACGTGCTTCGGGATCTCGTCCAGTCCAACGCCATTCCCACCACTGTCCTGAGGAAGATCATCCGGCAGGCCGGTGTCCTGAAGGAGAACTCCACCGCAATCCTCGACGGTGAAGTCCGGCCCACCTGTGACGAGAAGGTCGACGGCTATCGACCGTGGTACGTCGTCAACAATTTCACGGACCGTGAGCACGTGCGGTTCTTCCTGGAGAAGTTGTTCCACGAAGTGCTCGCCGAACGCCTTGGATTTGACCTGCTGCAGGATGTGCAGGTGTTGACGCCCATCCACAAAGGGCCTCTCGGCACTGTCGAGATCAACATTATCCTGCAGCGCCTGATCCAGAAGAAGCTCTTCGGTGTCGACGCGCCCGACGTGGAGCCGGGGCGGCGGCCGGAGTTTCTGCCTGGCGACAAGGTGATCCAGACCAAGAACGACTACGACCTCGGCGTGATGAACGGCGCGGTCGGGTACATCGTAGCGAACCACCCTAAAGATGGCATGACGGTAGATTTCGAAGGCCATCTGGTCGAGATCCCGAAGGACAGCGCGAAGGAGTACAACGTTCAGCTCGCCTACGCGACCTCCATCCACAAGATGCAAGGCTCCGAGTTTCCGTGCGCCATCGTGATCACGCACAAGTCGCACTCCTTCATGCACCACCGGAATTTGCTCTACACGGCGGTGACGCGGGCACAGAAGTCGGTCATCATGCTCGGCGACCACTGGGGCATTGAGAACTGCGCGAAGAAGCAGCAGGTCGACAAACGGAACACGTTCCTGTCCTTCCTTCTGCACGACGCGCGGAGGCCGGAATGAAGGCTGCGGACTTCACTTCATCCGAGGTCGCGAGCTATTACCGGACTCGATTCCCGGACCTGAAGCAGGCGGGACCGGAGTGGCGCGGGCCGTGCCCTGTTCATCAAGGTGACGACGCGAACTTCGCGGTGAACCCCGAGAACGGGCTGGCCTACTGCCACTCGCAGTGTGGCCGGGGCTGGAGCATCCTGCAGCTGGAACAGGAGGTATCCGGGCGCCCCTGGAAAGAGTGCCGTCAGGAGATCAACTCCATCGTTGGGCGGCCGATCCGCGGGCCGGCGAAGTTGAGAGAGGTCGCCACCTATGACTACACCGATGCGACTGGCGAGTTCCTTTTCCAGGTCGTGCGATACGAGCCGAAGACTTTCCGCCAGCGGCGGCGTGTCGTCAGGATGGACGGAACCAGTGCCGGGATCTCCTGGGAGTACAACATCAAGGGCATCAGCCGGGTGCTGTATCGCCTTCCCAAGGTGGCGGCCGCCGACCAGGTGTTGGTTGTCGAGGGTGAGAAGGACGTCGAGAGCCTGGAGCGACTCGGGTTCGTCGCTACCTGCAATCCGGGAGGGGCATGCAACCACGCTGGCAAGTGGCTCAAGAACTACACGGAGAGCCTTGAGGGCAAGCGGGTGGTCATCCTCCCGGACAATGATACGCCCGGGCAGAAGCACGCCGATATCGTCATCCAGGCAATCCGCCACCGCGTCAAAGAACTTCGGGTTGTCCGAATCCCTGTCGGCAAGGATTCGTCAGATTGGATTGCGGGCGGGGGCACGCGGGAGGCAATCGACGAGGCAATCCTCCAGGCTGGAATCATCGCAGGCCAGGACGTAGCGAATGACGGCAGCACCGCAAGCGCGCCGCCGGGATCGAGTCCAAGTCCGGCGGTGCCGGCCATCCCTCAGATCCAGGTCAACGATCGCCCGTTTCGAACCATCTGCCAGGACGGATTCGACGCGCTGAAATCGTCCAATACCCCACCGCAGCTGTTCGTTCGTGCCTGCCGCATCGCGTGCATTGAAGCCACCGAACTGGGACGGCCCTTCATCGCCGACTGTGACGAGACAAAGCTTCGCCACTATCTGGCCCAGGCTGCCGACTTCTATGAACTGTCCGCACGTGGTGTCCGCAAGGAGGTCCCTCCTCCGTTGGACGTCGCCAAGAACATCCAGGCACGGAACCCCGCCAGTTGGGGATTCCCTGTGCTCGAGGCCGTCGTTGAAGCGCCAACGCTGCGTTCTGACGGCACGGTACTCGCGCAGCCCGGATACGATGCGGCCAGCCGCTTGTATCTCGTGCCGTCCCCGGGGCTGGAGGACATCGACGTACCCGAGCAACCGTGCAGGGACCACGTCGAAGTCGCCCTCGACGTCATCCGCGACGCCATCGGCGACTTTCCCTTCGTCGATCAATCGAGCTATGCAAACGCCGTCGGCGCGATGGTGACGTCGGTCTGCCGCCACATCATCAGTGGGCCGGTACCGCTGGCTCTGTTCGACGCGACGACCCAGGGGACGGGCAAGACGCTGCTGGCCGAGGTGATCGCCATTATCCTGACCGGGCGCGCCGCGGAGCTGAGTTCGGCCCCGAACGATCCCGAGGAGTGGCGCAAGCAACTTACCAGCATCCTGATCGAGGCGCCGCCACTGGTGATCCTCGATAACGTGACCACAACCCTGGATTCGGGCGACCTGGCCAAGGTGATCACTGGCGAAATGCATCGCGATCGCGTGCTCGGTAAGTCGCAGACCGTCTCCGTGCCAGTGCGGTGCTCCTGGATCGCCACTGGCAACAACCTGCAACTCGGCGGGGATATGGCCCGGCGGTGCTACTGGATTCGGATGGACGCGGGTTGCTCCGATCCCTTCCGGCGCACTGGATTCAAGCACGAACGTCTGAAGGAATATCTCCTCGAACATCGGCGGGATCTGCTCATCGCCATGCTGACGCTGGCGCGGGCATGGTTTGCAGCGGGCCAGCCCAAGTCCACCGTTCCGCCCGTCGGCAGTTTCGAACGTTGGACTGAGGTTGTTGCCGGCATCCTCGAATACGCCAAGGTCGAGGGCTTCCTGGCCAACAGCGAGAGGCTGTTTGAGCAATCCGATATTGAACGAACCGACTGGGAGACCTTCCTCGAGGCAATCGAGGATGCGTTCCAGGGGGCGGCCTTCACTATCGCCGAGCTTTGGGAACGGCTCAACGAGAAAACCTACGAGGAACTGGTCCGGCAGTCCGTGCTCACGGACCGCGCCGAGGAACTGCGCAACGCGCTTCCCATCGACCTCACCCGTTGGATGGATCGTGAAGGGCAGTTCAAGCAGCGGCTGGGCGTCGCGTTCAATTCGCGCCGGGGACGTCGGTTTGGAAAACGTCAGATGCGCGTCGAGCGGTCCAGTGGGGATGCCCACGGGAAGGTCGCGCGATGGAAAGTGGTGGCCGATGCGTAGCCCGAGTCCCCGCAGGTCCCCGCACTTTTGCGGGGACTCCGGCATCGAGTCCCCGCAGGTTAAGTGTCTGGTGCTGATGCGGTTACGGAGTTTTGCGGGGACTTGCGGGGACTCTTTTCTCCCCTCGCGCATATGGGAATTACACCCATCACATTCTGCATCCCGTGTGTTACGCGCACACACGTATAGGCGGGCACACCATAAAGGTCCCCGCAAGTCCCCGCAAGTGGCGGTAACCCAATGATCCAGATGACGTTAGCTTGCGGGGACTCGTCGAAATCAGTCCCCGCAGAGTCCCCGCAAGTCCCCGCAGAGAGCAGGGCTCTTGGAACACTATGGGTCTCGACGGACCTGAGAGTCTGGCTCCCGTCCGATCCGCGCTTCATCGCGCGTGACTGCCAGCTCAACGACCGCTGCTACCGGCGCCTCGATCCGGAGTACTTCGCCTGGCTCAAGCTCAGAATGCACGGAGTCAAGGCCGCCGCAGATGCCGGGCGCGTGCCGGCGGAAGCGTTCGACGACTTGCGGCAGCGCTTCAATGACGTTCAAACCCGCGCGATTGAAGCATTTGGCGAACGGACCTTGCTCGAAGCGGTCCGGACCATCGACTCGGAGAAGTATCGGCCGCCACTGCCCGAGGAATTTGAAAGGGTCAAGCCCCTCGACACGGCCCCTTTGAAGTCAACCCCGGAAGCGGACAGGCTCGCCCGGGCCCACTCCCTGGTGGACGAGATTTGTGATCAGGCAGTCGCGATTGGGTGGACCAGGGAGAGCCTCTACTACTGCGAGGGGCATGAGCGCAGACCCTTCGGCGCGCGGTATGGGCTGGTCTGCTACATCGGCCAGCACCAGCGGATTGGTGAGGTAACCCGCCAGTCCATTGAGCTCATCGGACCCCCGCCGATGGAGACGCGCACGCGGTTCTACAATCCGAACGTGGATCAGCCTTGGGCTCAGAGAACAAAGAGACGTGAAATCGATTGACGATCCAATCCAGATCGTTCGATCTGCCTACCAAAACTTCCACCAGGGTCTGGCCGCGCGGGCCGGCTTCTGCCCCCTCGGTACGCTCTCCCTGTATTTTCGACCTTCGAGTTCTTCAGTCTCTTCACGCGCCGCCTGGCCCTGATTACTCTTCCAGCGGATGTGGGCTTCGATGTCATCCGAAGTGCGTTGAGCTTGGTACTCGGCCGTACTTTCGCCGCGGCCATGCAGTGTGTCGATCAAGCGGCCAACCGGTTTTCCTTCGGCCAGCCGCCGCTGAACTTCTGCGTGGAGCTGCTCACTACTCAGGTGATCGTGTTCGCCACTAGCCGGTGTACGCCGACTGTCAGCCTGCGCCCTTCGCCCGAGTTCTTCAGTTTCTTCAGGGGCCGCCTTGCCTTGATAGCTCTTCCACCGCACATGGGCGGCGACATCACTCGAGGTGCGTCTGGACTGGTATTCAGAAGTGCTCTCGCCTCGGCTATGAAGCGAGTCAATTAGGCGGCCAACCGGTTTTCCTTCGGCCAACCGTCGCTGGACTTCTGCGTTGAGATCTTCACTGCTAAGGTGATCGTGTTCGCCCATTGGTCTGCCTCCCGGTGAAAATGGGGAAACCAAATGCTGTTTCTGTTCCCACAATCATCGTGCACCATTCCGAGAGTCAACGCGAGGATGTCTTCGAGAGCACCGTAGCCGTCAAGAAAGGTGCGTGCTAGGTTTACACTCCCAGCGCGCTCTGCGTATATTTACTTCGAAGGCGCGGTTCGACAGGCGAGCGCTGGGCGCACCCTCCGAAGGACTTCCCCACAAGTAGCACCGAGAGACGGGACTCTCGCAAAACTCCTTCCCTTCCATGTCGTACCCGAAGTGTGCCCAGATGAAGTCAGAGAAGCAAATCCCCTACTACGCCCCCGATGGAAGGCCGCTGGGCTTCCGCTCAGTCGACGCGGCAAAGCGCCTGATCGAGGGCGGGTTCGTGAAGCCCTCGTATGGGCGCAAGGGCCATCTGAAGGCGATCTGGCTGCAGCGGGAGGACGGCAGCAGCCCGGTTGAAACGCATGCCCGCGCCGGCACACGGTACAGCTTCCTCGAAAACCTCGATGCCGGCCGCTGCTGGAAACTCCGGCGGCTGGATCGCCGCGACGAGCACGGCGTGCTCGTGAGCACTCGCGGCGTGTTCCTCCAGGTCGTGACGGACTGCCTGACGTCATGAAATGGCGGCGGGCCAAGAACGCCGGGCGGTACATCGCCTGGCGGCGAGGGGCGTTCCGAGTTCCGAAAGTGACCGTTCCTTCCACAAGCAATCAGCGGTCCATTGATCCCCCGTTGGGTCCTCCCTCGCCGAGAACGGCGGCGGGTGGCCCGATTGCACGATGAGGCTAGCGATTGGCGCGAAAAAGCAGTTGACAGAGGTTGACACGGTTGACACCCACCTTGGCGCAGCGGATTGAGCTCTGGGCACTGGACCGGCTCGTGCCCTACGCCCGCAATCCGAGGACCCACTCCCCGGAGCAGGTGGCTCAAATTGCGGCGTCCATCACTGAGTTCGGGTTCAACAATCCGATCCTGGTCGATTCCGCTGCCGGCGTGATTGCGGGCCACGGGCGCCTGCAAGCGGCCCGGAAGTTGGGCCTGACCGAAGTGCCGGTGATCGTCCTCGACCATCTCGACGAGAATGCCAGGCGCGCCTTCCTGATTGCGGACAACCGCCTGGGCGAACTCGCGGGGTGGGACAGCGAGATGCTCGCCCTGGAACTGAAGGGTCTGGCCGACGCCGGCTTTGACTCCACGCTCGCCGGGTTCGACCAGAAGGAGATCGACGACTACCTGGCGTCGCTCGAATTGCGGGACGAACCAGAAGCCGCCGAGACCAGCGGCGAGGAGGCTATCCCGGAACCACCGGTTGACCCGGTCACCAAGCCCGGCGATCTGTGGCTGATTGGGCAGCACCGGCTCATCTGCGGCGATTGCCGCGATCTGGAGACGGCGGCACGGCTGTTTGAAGGACGGAAAGCAAACGTAGTCATCACCTCGCCGCCATACGCGACGCAGCGCCAGTACGATCCTGCGAGTGGATTCGAACCCGTGCCACCCGAGAAGTACGTCGCCTGGTTCAGAGACGTGGCGGCGGCGATCGAGTCGGTGCTCGCTGCGGAAGGATCGTACTTCCTCAACATCAAGGCCCATGCCGACGACGGCGAACGCCACCTCTACGTGATGGACCTGGTGCTTGCCCACAAGCGGCTCTGGGCGTGGCGGCTGGTCGACGAGTTCTGCTGGCGCAAGACAGATGACGGCGTGCCGGGCGGTTGGAACAACCGCTTCAAGAATGCATGGGAACCGATCTATCACTTCTCGCGCGATCGCAAGATCAAGTTCCGGCCGCGCGAGGTGGGGCACTGGTCGGACGATTGCTTCGACTACTCGCCCGACAACCCGAAGTCGACCTCCGGCAGCGGACTGCTCGGGACGGGACCGCGCGGGGCGGCGGCCGACCAAGGCAAGAACCATGCGGCTTGGCAAACGACGCGCCGCAACGCCAACGACATGGAAGGACGGCACGGCGGTCTCGCGCGCCCATCGAACGTGATCGAAGCAAAGACGGAGTCGAGCCAAGGCTCGCACTCGGCCCCGTTCCCTCGTGCCATCCCCGAGTTCTTCATCAAGGCCTATTCCGATCCGGGTGACGTGATCTTCGATCCGTTCTCGGGTAGCGGGACGACGCTCGTCACCGCAGGGATGTTGGATCGCGCCGGTTACGGCGTCGAGATCAGCCCGGCTTACTGCGACGTGATTATGCGCCGCATGCAGGAGACCCTCAAGCTCCAACCCGTGCATGCCAGCACGGGTCAACCATTTCAACCCAACACGTGAAGGAGACAATAACCATGCCCGAAGTTGCCACGCCGAACCAGGCCGAACGCGAGTTCGAGACCGGGACGGACGAAGCTTTCAAGAACGCCAACGCCACCGGCACCGCCACCCACAACGAGAACCAGCGGGTGACGTACGCCAACATCAAGCGGACGTACGACGTCTACCAGGACCTGGACATTCAGGCCGCGCGCCAGGCTCAGATCGAGCAAACGCGGCTGAACCAGATCGCGTCCCAGGCCCTGCAGAACGCCGTGGAGACCGCCAACATGGTCAGCAAGCGCAGCATCGAACTCAACAACCTGGCGCACGACTCGTTCTGGAATCCGGTCGCCAGCGGCGCCGGCATGAACCTGACCGCGGGCGCCGTTCCCGCCAACCGCGCCACGGACGTGAGCGCGGCCGGCGTCGGCGTCGACGCTCAGGCCGTGGCCGCCGCCGTCGCCAAGCAGGTTGACGCGACCATCACGCCGGTGCTCGCCACTCTCCAGCAGATCGTCCAGGCCCTGACCACCGCGACCACGGCGATCGCCAACACCGTCAACCAGGCGCAGCCCAAGACCGCTGCGTAGTCTTTCCTCCGACCGGGGTGGCCGGGCAAATCCGCCACGGCCGCCCCGGATTTTTCGATGGAGATCAGCCCATGAAGAAACTCACCATCATCCTCAAGCTCTTCCCAGTCATCCTCGCTGCCATCAAAGCCGTCGAGGAGGCCATCCCTCTGCCCGGGCAGGGGCGCAAGAAACTCGATCTCGTCCTCGACGTGTTGAAGCAGGCCTACGACGCGTCGAACGAGCTTTCGCAATCCTTCTCCTGGGATACCCTCATCGCCGTTGTCGTGCCGATGATCGCGAAGATCGTCGACCTGCACAACGAGCTCGGCCTGTTCCAGAAGGTTCAACCAGGCAAAGCATGACGGATCTACAGGTGGTGCGATGGCCGGTGGAGCGGTTGATCCCCTACGCCCGGAATGCGCGCACGCATAACGCGGAGCAAGTCGCCCAGATCGCGGCGTCGATCGCCGAGTTTGGGTGGACCTCGCCCATCCTCGCCGGCAGCGATAGAATCATCATCGCCGGCCACGCCCGCCTGCAGGCCGCCCGAAAGCTGGGGATGACGGAAGTCCCCGTGATCATCCTCGATCATCTGAGCGAGGCACAGCGCCGCGCCCTCGTGATTGCCGACAACCGTCTCGCGCTCAACGCGGGATGGGACGAAGAGATGCTGCGGGTCGAACTGGACGCGCTGCGGGAAGACGATTTCAATCTGGAGCTGCTGGGTTTCGCCGACGATGAGATCGAGGCCTTGCTTGCGGAACCCGTTGAGCCAGTCACGGGCAACACCGACGATGATGCCGTTCCGGAGACGCCGGAGACCGCCGTCACAGTTCCCGGCGACGTATGGCTGCTGGGTGGTCACCGGCTGCTGTGCGGAGATGCCACACAGATGGAAGCCGTGGAGAAGGTCCTCGCCCGCGGCCTGGCGGACATGGTCTTCACCGATCCACCGTACAACGTCAATTACGGCGCGACCATGAAGGACAAGCTCCGCGGCAAGAAGCGCGCCATCAAGAATGACAACCTCGGCGATGGCTTCGAACAGTTCCTGCGGGACGCCTGCACCAATCTCCTGGCGGTGACTAAGGGCGCGGTCTACATCTGCATGTCGTCGTCGGAGTTGCACACGCTGCAGAAGACATTCCGCGAGGCCGGTGGGCACTGGTCCACCTTTGTCATCTGGGCCAAGAACACGTTCACGATGGGGCGGTCAGACTACCAGCGGCAGTATGAACCGATCCTGTACGGATGGAAGGAAGGCACCGAGCACTTCTGGTGTGGCGCCCGTGATCAGGGTGACGTCTGGTTTGTGAAGAAGCCTGTCGTCAACGATCTGCACCCGACGATGAAGCCGGTGGAGTTGATCGAGCGGGCCATCCGGAACAGCAGCAAGAGCCGGGACACCGTCCTCGATCCATTCGGCGGTTCCGGGTCCACCCTGATCGCTTGCGAGAAGACGGGCCGCCAGGCGCGCCTCATCGAGTTGGAGCCGAAGTACTGCGACGTGGTGGTCCGGCGATTCCAGGAGTTCAGTGGCAAGCAGGCCAACCTCGAAACCGATGGCCGGAAGTACGCCGAGCTCGCAGCCGAGCGGCTCGGGGTCGCGGCGTGAATCGAGCGTTGCCGCCGCGAGGTCGCGGCTGTGGAAGCCGAGATCCTGGCAGGCAATCCCGACCTTCAGGGGCTGTGCCTGGCGCTATCGGACTGGTCCGCCGAGTTGTTCATCCTTGAAAGGCTTCCGTGGAAAACAACGTTTTTCAAATCCTGATCCCGGCGTCGGGCCTCGTCTCCGGTCTGATCGGCGCGTACGTAGGGCTACAGAACCGGGCACTGCTGGCGGAGGTCCGCAAGGAACTGGCTGAGTTGGAGAATCGGATCATCACCCGGATCAACGGGACCTACGTGAGAGCGTCGGAGTGCCGGTTGCGCGAGGACCTGGTGCACGAGCGGTTTAATGCGTTGGTGGAGGCTGTCAAGAACAGAGATGCCGCCGGCGAATGAGGCCGGCGGCGTGAGGCGAGGAAGCTGGTACTAGGCGTTGAGGCGGTAGGCGCGGGCGCCTTCAGACGTCTTGAGCGATTCGACGGTGAGGCCCATCTTCTTGCCAAGGCCGCCGCTGATGAAGCCCCGCACCGAGTGCGCCATCCAGCCGGTTACGGACATGATCTCCTGCAACGTGGCGCCCTCCGGGCGGCGGAGCATTTCGAGCACGATGGCCTTTTTGTTGCCTTCACGCGTCTTGGGCGTCCCATCCTTGGCGGTGGCCTCCTTGGTCGCCTTGGCCTTCTTGGGCGTGAACGGGACCGCGTGTTGCGCGGGGGCAGGCGTCAGGGCCTGGATGGCCTTCCAGATCCGGCCCGTCGCCGTCTTGCGGTCCGTGAACTTCTTGACCGGCTTCAGGTTGTCGAAGGGGACCACTCCGGCGAAGGCGTTCCAGACGTCGACGAAGCGGCCGATCGGCCACTGCGCCGTCAGTTTGGTCAGTTCCTTCTCGCTCGAGAAGGAGCCTTCGGTAGATCCGACGCGGTGATTCAGCGCATCTTCGAGGGCGGCAAGAGCCGTGATGTTGTTGTCAGTGTCGATTACGAAAGTGGTCATGGTGGTTCTCCTGTCTATCGATTCATGCCGGCGAGCTTGCCGTCGGCGGTTAGGTGCAAGTTCTTGAGATAGCCGCTGGCCAGGCGGGCCCAGCCAAACGGCGTCGAGATTTCGTGGCGCGCGGCGATGCGGCTCAGCTTGATGCGGTGCGTGCCGTTGTCGAACTCCTTCTTGAGGTGGCCCCAGCGGTCGAGCTTCCAGCCGTCGCGCGTGGCCCAGGCGATCAGTTCGTCGCGGGTCATGGTCAGTACTCCAGTCCTTTGGCGTCGACGGCGCTGCGGTCGCCCAGGTCGGCGAGGACGTAGGCGAGTTGCTCGGTAATGCGGCCGAGGTCGCCGGCGTGTCCCCAGTTGGCG is a genomic window containing:
- a CDS encoding DNA methyltransferase; the protein is MTPTLAQRIELWALDRLVPYARNPRTHSPEQVAQIAASITEFGFNNPILVDSAAGVIAGHGRLQAARKLGLTEVPVIVLDHLDENARRAFLIADNRLGELAGWDSEMLALELKGLADAGFDSTLAGFDQKEIDDYLASLELRDEPEAAETSGEEAIPEPPVDPVTKPGDLWLIGQHRLICGDCRDLETAARLFEGRKANVVITSPPYATQRQYDPASGFEPVPPEKYVAWFRDVAAAIESVLAAEGSYFLNIKAHADDGERHLYVMDLVLAHKRLWAWRLVDEFCWRKTDDGVPGGWNNRFKNAWEPIYHFSRDRKIKFRPREVGHWSDDCFDYSPDNPKSTSGSGLLGTGPRGAAADQGKNHAAWQTTRRNANDMEGRHGGLARPSNVIEAKTESSQGSHSAPFPRAIPEFFIKAYSDPGDVIFDPFSGSGTTLVTAGMLDRAGYGVEISPAYCDVIMRRMQETLKLQPVHASTGQPFQPNT
- a CDS encoding site-specific DNA-methyltransferase, which gives rise to MTDLQVVRWPVERLIPYARNARTHNAEQVAQIAASIAEFGWTSPILAGSDRIIIAGHARLQAARKLGMTEVPVIILDHLSEAQRRALVIADNRLALNAGWDEEMLRVELDALREDDFNLELLGFADDEIEALLAEPVEPVTGNTDDDAVPETPETAVTVPGDVWLLGGHRLLCGDATQMEAVEKVLARGLADMVFTDPPYNVNYGATMKDKLRGKKRAIKNDNLGDGFEQFLRDACTNLLAVTKGAVYICMSSSELHTLQKTFREAGGHWSTFVIWAKNTFTMGRSDYQRQYEPILYGWKEGTEHFWCGARDQGDVWFVKKPVVNDLHPTMKPVELIERAIRNSSKSRDTVLDPFGGSGSTLIACEKTGRQARLIELEPKYCDVVVRRFQEFSGKQANLETDGRKYAELAAERLGVAA
- a CDS encoding DUF3489 domain-containing protein, with amino-acid sequence MTTFVIDTDNNITALAALEDALNHRVGSTEGSFSSEKELTKLTAQWPIGRFVDVWNAFAGVVPFDNLKPVKKFTDRKTATGRIWKAIQALTPAPAQHAVPFTPKKAKATKEATAKDGTPKTREGNKKAIVLEMLRRPEGATLQEIMSVTGWMAHSVRGFISGGLGKKMGLTVESLKTSEGARAYRLNA